In Oryzias latipes chromosome 23, ASM223467v1, the DNA window TTCCACATCAATTGTTGGCACTTCTCTGACAATCATGGATGGTATATTCCTGTGAACAGCAAGCATTTTCAGTTTTAACAGATAAAAAATGACATCCATTAACAGGTAAACTTCACTTTTTAGTTTTATCCATGAGAAATCCAACATTTTTGAAGCTACACTTGAGGATTTCTGAAACTGAAGTGAAATCTGCAGCTCTTAATTCTTTCCAGCTTTGCTTGTCCTTGAATAGATCAaatatgtgacaaaaaaatgatgtcTACATTATTAgcaatgaaagttttttttaaacaaactcaaACAGGATGCAATAAGAGGCTGCAGTATCCTCCTTGTTCTGTATTCTTCTGGTAACAGGAATTTAATCCTACTTTAAATAAGAATGTGTTGGAGTGTTTTTGTGTAAtgctaaattacaaaaaaagaatagaaaaagtcagaaaaggacacatatgtttttctttttacagttttgtaaTATTCTGAGGATCATACATGACAACCAAAACATGACCTGTTAGTGCTGGACAAGgtgtgcaacaaaataaaacacacaaacaaaactgacaaaatcattttgaaacaaacttttcctGGCCTGTTTGGGAAGTTGTTGCCTTAAAAGCGTTGACATGTTAACACTAAAAGGCAGAGAACGTCATTTGGATGTATTTCAAAGTTgaaatacatacatttattcCTCTAattctattgattttttttaagtaaccaCAACGTTTTCTTAACAActgccatcaggcaatacaaagGAAATGCTTTTTATTGATTATGATGAACTGTATATTTAAGTGAAAATTAAGTATGTAATATCTATAATATCTATTAATTTCCTCATACTAAAGTCAGACCAAAATTCTAAATAGTGCTATTTTTGGTCAAAATATTTGTACTAAGAGTAAGTTGTACAAATGTAGTAAATAAAACCACAAGcaaattaacacattttaaatatacttaGTATGCATAAGTAAATACATGTATACCTTAAAGTTGCTACAATTTAGCCTATCAAAGTACATACTTAAAACTATGATTTACTACTATTGCTGAACTTAAATATTCATAGTACAAAATTTTGTTCCAGAATAGCACTCTAGGTACAAATAAACTAAGTCTAGGTGGAAATTCACTTTTCAAACACTTTTGAATGCAGTTTGGGGCAAGAGTCAAAGATAATTAAAACTGTATACCAAAAGCACACCCATATAAAAAACATCATGCTTGCCTAAACACAGTCTTAGCTGGGCCATTCACAAAACTGGGGGAGGGTAAAATATAAAAGGTGAAGAGTTGAAGAATCACAAATAGAATGTTAAAAGAAGAATaacagaaaacttaaaaaataagagTTTGACAGATTAATGGCATCTCAGTCCTGCAGAGGCATGGGTGCATCGGGACAGATTTCgtttcacttcccagcttggtcCAACTTTGAACATTTCACATCAGCTTTACATGACAGGACATTAGAATGTAAGGAATTTATCATGGCAAACTAagtcaaacacagaaaaacagacgTTGCACCTTTTGCCTCAATAAAAGGGTTTCTTTCCCACCAATGTTACCATAAAAGCATATCACAAATGTggcaatttttacatttgttgcAGAGATTTTGTGCAACGAAAAGTAGCAGTAAAGAGCACGACAACATTGATCTTTGTGACTccagtgatttttttgttttccggctttaaggctttttctttttatgtctaGGTCATCATGCTTGACATATAGTGGCAGCATAGCAACACTTATACATGAAAATAAactagaaattaaaaaaaaagaaaacaaatagcTGTAGACATTAGGATGTGCATGCACACTTGACTTCAATAGACAAAAAAGaggcaaatttttttttgttctccttcAATAAAGCAAATATGTTGTGGCAATTCGATGAAGCTAGTTCAGTTTCTTTAGTCTAGTTTAATGTTAACTGAAAGCTGGTTCACATTTTATCTTATCATCAAAACTATTCTGATTTTCTACAGTTTAGGTGGTACAGCTGATGGAAAACTGTCTCCAAAAAAGGACTTCCGAGACAAAGAGAACAGGAAATGGAAACATGCTGCAGTAAgcaggaaatgatttttttttgtgtgtgcagacCTGATCATACGTGACAGCAGCTACTTCTACTTTTAGAGAATCAACAACATGGATAAGCCTATTAGATAGTAAAATTTGGTTGGTACCGGatttttcagagtataagtcgctgtttttttttttttttttttttgcattgtgtgGTTGGGGTTGTCTTGTACTCAGGTGCAGCTTAAGAGTGATTTTTAAAAACGAATAACAACAAGCACTAAAGGGCGCTGTAGAAGTGTATATCCGTATTTGcaactgacagcaacacagaagaagaagcaatTACGCTGGGCTTGGTGGAATTGTTCCAAAATGGCCCAGATGATAAAGAATTCAACGAATTTACTGATTTAGAGTTATatagagtttagttgacttgttagcatgttcctTATGCTATGGTTATCACATTTATTGCTTATATTTTGCACTAATGAACTAGGCTCCTCCTGTGTTTCCTGACACTAAATATGGTTACAATAGTGAATATTCCGTTtttatgatttgcctttcaagataaaatgtctgttcttgttcCCGTATTTTGATAATCATACATTTCTCCCAAAACTGCGActtatatataatatttttctttttaattatgcttttttcttttttttgacttatactccagagtgATTTATAGTCTGACAAATCCGGTAGTTTGTTTTCCTAAACTTCCTTAAAGTATTGCCATGGATGGACTTCCCTATCAACATGTATGATGCTGCAAACTTGATGGCCTGACACAGGCACAGCTTGTCAGAACATGCAGAGAATCCAATAATAGCAATAGGCTCGAGGCAAAACTAGACAAATAAGTAACAACATGTTTGTTGGTTACTGTAGTTTGTCTTTACATATATCATTTTAGCTAATACCAATAGTTTCcttgatattttaaataaaagatggaCATCTGAAGTGTCTAAAAAAGTTACAATAATTTCCAACAACTAAAGTGAGTCAGAAAAGGATATattaaaaaagaggaagagcATTTTTGTGTCAAGCAGCTAAAATCTGAtttcatgaaaaacatttttaacccttgtgctatcctatgaccccacccttacattgacatgttctccctaccatgacaccggtggataaaggtgaagaggatttcatgtaatccatggacaccagtgaagatcacaaatcattgaagaaaaaaggttcagcgcactgtcttttgggtctagatgacccaaatcccaatgttaaagtgcctaggatagcacaagggttaagaagctCATGGACATTGTCAACACATTTATCTTAATTTACCTTCAAAGTAGAACAGCTTCTTTAGCTACCAAAGCCACATTAATGGCATTAAACCATTGAAATGATCCAGAATTCTCATTTAATACATGAAGAAGGCACAGGACCTAGTTCACCTGAACAGAGAGGATAAAGACATAAATCACCAGCCTAAGAACACGTTGTAGCCATCGTCTGAACATTTCCCATGCAGAGTTGGCCTGGTATAAGCATTATGgcacagcaacatttttttcactatCTAATAACACAGAACATGTTTcacagtaataaaaaaagtctataAATAAGAAGCTGTAAGCAGGTACAGGtgatttttcaaattatttcctCTTATGCAAACAATGGAgtcataaaaaagcaaagaatagAAGGCTGAGATTCATTGGAAAATAAATTCCAATTTACTCAAAAGAAACTCAGCATGtaataaacagttaaaaacacagacatcACTGATTGAAACTTCATTATACGACTTTgaattctgtctgtctgtctccatATATTGACACTGTTGAATGTGGAGATCCAGATGTGTAAGCTCAATGTCTCAGAGTCCACTGTTCCCTTGACTTGGCACTTACAAGTATAGTGCAATAACCATGTCTCCAGTAGGCTCTTTACAGAAGTGGTTCAGTTTTTGAACTGAAAAGCTCAAATGTCATTCATAGAGTGACGACGATGATGATGAGGTACCGTCTGGTATAATGTTTTCTTCTAAACATCAAATACTTTAAGATGTTTTAGAAGATGTTTGCAGTGCATTCTCTAGAGAGCAAGAGCAGAATTCACTTCAAAtccagtaaacaaaaaaaattggcaaaaaacaaacaaacagtatgcTCATTTTCCCTTTCCAGTAAAGGGCTAAAAGCAACTTGGCGAGACATTCTCAGCAATACACGTTTTAAGACTTTCTTTTTAATGGTCGCTGGCTTGTACCCCAACTTGTTTTTTGGCCAATCATTTCCTCACCTGAAATAAGCCTGAGAAGAATATGCTGTTTTTCCTATATCAgccagtttttctccatttaatTCTATTCCCGAGGTACCagaaaactattattttttccAGCGTTCTGTGATTTCCCCTCAGCCGCTGCCTAACTGCATCAAAAGTAAGGCTTTTGCTGTAGATAAGAGTGACATTGGGCAGTCACACAATCTGCTCTGTTTGTTATAAGCTCTACTGTTTTAGTTATTAAAGATCCAGCACAGAAACTTAACAGTTTTACAGGCTCTAATTGACTCAGTTGTACCCTCTTCAAAGGCATGGAAAGAACATTATgaacaaaggtttttgtttttatacagtTCAGTCTAAAAAAgaagtgcatttttatttttaaggaatgTCAAAATTGGAAGCAATAATTCCAGTGTATTGGTATGCTTCATAGATCTAATTCAGCACAAGAAAGTATGTACAAAATGATCTTTAAAGTGGACTTTGGTCTAATCtacatattttaatttcatgATTTTCTCAATTCAAATGAACTCCCTtgctaaaaataattaaaatgcacATTATCTTTTAATCTTTTCCCATTTTCTTATAGATTATTTGAATGATGATAGATTATGGCGAGTTTGGATTTATCTATAGATCTTATTGGCGTCTAAAATTACACATCAGTCACAtttcagtgtttaaaaaaagccaccCTTCACAtcttttcacagtttttctgTTATAGCGTACAAACACGAGCACATTTCAAGTTTTGGGAATGTCTGAATACTTCTGGTAGTGTGTGTATGCTTGCACGTCTTGCTGTTAAGGGGCAatcttttttaccttttagtttgaaaagaaaGATGCAGATCAGAGAATCCTCAGAGGAAAAGTGTGCACTCCCTTGTTTCATACAGATAGCAGTTTCTCAATTCAGAAACCCTGATCTGCTTCAGCAGAACTGGAGCCACTTTGCTCCTCTAACTTGTTCAATTTTGAGGTGAACAATGTCCCACTTTCATACGTAGAATGCCACTTTTGTGCAGGTGCCAAAGCTGGACAAACTCCTCAGGCATGGCGTGGAACCATTTATAGGGAAGGATGTTGTCGTAGTAATGGTGGCTGATGGGCTGTTCATCCAGGTCGACTGAGAACGGCCAGAAGCCGTAGGTTGTCACTTCATCACAAAGGCCCATGGCTAAACTGACAAGGAAGAGCCCTGTGGAGAGGCGCCTGGCGTGGACACCATGGGCTTTCCAGAACTTGCTCACGGAGAGAAGGAAATCAGGGTTGGCAAAGAGCATGGTAAGGTTGGACGGCACATCTGTCAGTGCAAAATAGGCCCGCAGCGATGGGTCGGTGCCGGGTGCCATGGAGAAGGCTGGCATGTAGATGTAGCTGGAGCCATAGACCTTCATGCTGTCCACAAAGGTTTTTCTGGACCACACAAGGTTCTGAAATCTGGACAACAAAAAGTGGAAACAGCTCTAAACAATGTCATTTGCTGTGTATGTACTCTTGTTATGAACTGTTTTTCAGTCCCTCTTTCGGGGCCTCAAAGTAGCCAACAAAATCTGTGAGTGAAGAAGTCACCGGCTACTTTGTGATGAAAAGCAAAAGTTTCATTTAGTATGTTGCAGCAAATCATCTATATATGATGTAATAATAAATTCATGTTGACTTTGAGAAATATACCGTTCTTGTTTAATTCATGGGTGCAGCCATTTTGGTTTGGATGTACACCAAAATGTCTTCGGGAGCACATCTGTGAATGCTCGATACGAAAGCGAGGCTGCAAGCATTCTTGATATCAGCTGTCAGCCTCATGCTAGATACTCATTGGGGATGTGTTCTACGCTCAAGAACACACTTAACGGGCATTCTTGAACAtgcttttagcatacggtgttcacactggactgttgctacccgatactagctaGTACATGTACTCTTTTGGAGAAGGtgttggtgcgaaatgtcaacgtggtgcaaatctcacaaattttGCTCCGggctttttgtttcacagctctatttcaatatatgaaagactgtCATAGAATTACATCTGGGCAAAAACCAAAATTATTatgttttcctccatgatcacttttcaaacagttggcttTTCAGtgaattgaaaagaacggcatccatacatcactaccaaatccgtgtccctgattggtcaaaatttatCTGTTTTAGCTCTCAATGCGGGTTCATTGGCCGCTTGTTTTTTACGTTGTGCGAGAAAACAGACTTAAGAACTTGCATAACAACgcatgaacgcaagagtttttaACACGGGAGACCTGTTTGCAGAGACTTTTCACTGGACGTGGGCACTTGAACACAGAGGCCAGTATGAACGTAGCATTATGTATAAAGGCTTCAACACATGAGGCAACATCATTACCTTTTTTCTATGATGCTGGGGTTGGCGGTGACCAGATGTGTCTTGGTTCCCACATCCTCCACATATTCCCTTGAGAGCGGGGGTAGGTTACacctgacaaaaaataaaagaacataaCGCTagtgattgtgttttttatttgttgattaCTTACTTGTCTGCAAGCTGGGATACATCAGGAAAATTGCTTCAATTTGTACCATGGCACCTAGTAAAAGTTTAAACTTGTTTAGTTCTGATTAAAAGTTCTACCAGATGCCTTCTGCAGAGCCCTGCTGAGTTTGCATACCCTGAGCAAgtctgataaaacaatgtagGCAATGTGATAAACAATGTGATATATATAAAAGTTTATATTCTATAAACTTGTCATTCAGTGACAGAGATAAGAAATGTTGTATGCATGACAGCAGTATGAAATGTAAGTAAAATGCGTGATCACCGAGAAGCATGTTCACGTAAAAATAGTGTCCAAAGATCAAACATCGTCTGTCTCAGTGTTCTACGACAACCTATTGGCTTCAGatgaaacgaaaaaaaaaaaaacaacaacacaaaacgaCAATACTTGCAAGTGAAGCATAATGCTCCTattaatatttaacagaacgaaaaTTCTCTTTGATCTGCCTTTGGCCagcaaacaaagaagaaaacagaataCAAAGCAACTTATCAATTACCCCAGAAATTTCCAGTTTTCCCCCAAATCCAGCTGAAAATGCCCCACAGTCAATCTTTTACAGTCCGCTTCTGAGCTGATGTAGACAAAATATTAGGATAATccgttcaaaaaacaaaaatctttaaaaaataaatgaactccCAATCTTCACAAGGTACCATGACTTTAAAATATGTACACAAAAAACCCCCCAATAAGGGTCGGTCTCCCCGCTTTTAGGCGTCATACGACGATCGCGTCCTTGGGTGTGCTCCTCACGTCCAGAACATAACCTCCGGGAATCCAATCCCCCCAAAACTGTTCTGACAGGACGAAGAACAAAGCAAAGTATCTCCCACTGTCCTTCCAAATTAGGTCGGTGATGAAGAGAGATCAATATCTGATCCTGCAGCAGAACCCCTGTGACTGACACCACCGCGCCCTTCTTCATGTGCTCCTTTCGTCCAGAtcctttcaaacttttttggTCCCCTCCCCATTGCCATGTCAACCAATCCAAAGTCCCCATGATACTGATATACATAATATTTACAGGCAGTGTGCCCACAGGATTTCaactgactttttttccccctcttaaTTGTACCTTTTATTCGTTTATTTCGATATGGCGGTGTCacaagcggactatttgttaagTGGTGCGGCACATTGTCACGGTAACATGATAACAGTAACATGTTCGCTGCCGCACCGATCTTAACTacagcaaaggaaagcgatatttCTGCTGATCATCACGACAGGTTAAATagagcatcagttcagagagaaagttcacttcTTATCGATTGCTTTtgttcagatgatgaagctaaagtttgttttaaagaagccagcgcagtgatataaaacatttaagctatgtggccggaacttcttttttaggtgtgcattatcactgtggattatcactttttataccatggtctgggtgaatactcgattctgattggctgctgggtgtgcgttaaaaagtgataaccacacaccccaaaaagaagttccggtcacctatcttaaatcttttgtatcactgcgccggcttctttaaaacaacctttagtttcatcatctggacaaaaacaaccaaactgcAGCCTTTAAGATAAGATCTGACCTTTATTCTCCCTGACAAGAAGAATTTATAGTCCATGGTATCAAATTTAGGAATTAGAGAAACCAACACCTAAGTTTATGGTTTTCCTATGTGGTTATCCTTACAAACCTTTTCAAGTGAAATCTTGGTGTTGTGGTGGTATCTGAAGTCTGACAAAAATATTTCCAAGAGGCTGTGTGCTAAAATACACATATATAAAAACTACActcattttctttaattacGCATTTTTTAGCTCCTGCGACTTATAGTCTGAAAAATACAGTAGTCAGAATCTCCAAGCTTGCAAATCATAAATAGGAATGATTTGCCATCGACAAATCTAAACgcgtttcatttattttttaaagtaacaaatgCACTTTATTGCTATGGACTATGGATGgtcattatatgaaaaatgtGTATGAACAGAAACTGTCTCCTTTCACACTGAAAAAATAAAGCCTTCTCGCAATTTTAGATGGAGAAAAAGAGGCAAAAAGAAGAGGAGCAGGTTCTTTTGATCTGTTCTTAACCATGCAAACAAATGTTGAGCAGCAAAAGACATAAATACATATTAGAGAAACTGCATACATAAAGTCTTGATAAATGATGAGGATTTTAGTATTTAATTCAATATAACATTGGCGACACTTGTCTTGTCATAGTTGCTTTGGGCCATAAAGGAATTCTAAACTGCTGCGTGATCCACCTTCTGATGTTAATTATTGCATCTTATTCATCGGTAAATTTGCTTAAATCTGCATCCtgtaagcagttttttttacgaCTGTTGAAATGCACAATGGCATTGTGTA includes these proteins:
- the st8sia1 gene encoding alpha-N-acetylneuraminide alpha-2,8-sialyltransferase (The RefSeq protein aligns at 88% coverage compared to this genomic sequence), translated to MLARCYRAKLSVWAALCVLVLCWFYVFPGYRLPRDKDIVAEVLRQGDVWRKNQTGIDLYRDLLTKCCNPKKMFAVTKENSPIGKVLWYDGEIYHSHTVNSETYQLFIKRRGAASSCRRCAVVGNGGILKGSKKGKEIDHHHYIFRCNLPPLSREYVEDVGTKTHLVTANPSIIEKRFQNLVWSRKTFVDSMKVYGSSYIYMPAFSMAPGTDPSLRAYFALTDVPSNLTMLFANPDFLLSVSKFWKAHGVHARRLSTGLFLVSLAMGLCDEVTTYGFWPFSVDLDEQPISHHYYDNILPYKWFHAMPEEFVQLWHLHKSGILRMKVGHCSPQN